tcAGCTTCCAACTGGAACATCTCAGGGCTTTGTATGTCAAATGTAAGCCATTGCATAGCATTAGGTGCTTGGCTTGAGGTTTTCTGGGCCTCGGCACAGGTGGATTCCAGGTGTTCTCTTAGATTTATGACATTGAGCAGTAGTCTTCGCATCTTCTGTGGCATCCTTTGCCCACAGCTCTCAGAATCTGCAATGGTCCTCTCAGTTTCTCCATAAACTACTCAAATAGTGAAAAATGATAGGCTTTCTTGAGAAACCTTatggaaagcaaataaaagagaaatctatcctgggtttttttcatgttcttggCAAAGTCTTTGCACCATATTCTTTAAAgttctgtttaatttttccAGCAGCCCATTGCATTAAGCATGATAAATTGTTGGTCATTTAAAGgcatactcaaggcttgtgataaggcgctggcgacggtcaaaacgcttcaaaaatatatttagttacaatgacagaaCAAGAGcaatacagaagaaataaatgattcctttctcacttaattaccacttattcgCACTATTttggttgccgatgtttataaaaattgaaaaattctaGTGAAATCTACTGTTGTGTCCTTCCGCTgagtaaccgcgatagcttcccgagatggtcaagcagacgaaccTGCTTGTGACATCAGTGAGAGACAGATAGCAAGTGTGGGTGATCATTGCTAGGATTTGAActcgtgatcggtggtgtctcgtgagttaatttaggttttaaagtgaacttttcgaagcacagtttgaaaaattatagaaaacagtctgtctcacttgctaagcagtcttggtcatatgtcataaggcaATGTGACAGAGAACGAGACTTTGTctaagcaaacgaaagagtcccgtgtaatttctcttattaaacacaacatgctacaaaaccttcaactttttccatatgaacagacacaaaaatagacgagattcaaactgatcctactctttaccagattctaagcacttttattttcctttacaatccctttaactGTGAGCAGCTTGCTCACTTGCTTCCCGAGTTCACTGACAAACTGTGTACCTTGTTTAGTCAAGATTTCTTTTGAAACACCTAGCCTTTTCCACATTTCTTTAAGTACTTCAGCTATCCTCTCAGTTTCAACTATATTGCATAGCATCAAAAAAACACCTTGTGAAATCATTGCTCCATTAATGCTTGTTTTTAATAGAACGATTAATAtctaaaacaaaatgctttccTTTAATTATTCTTACCTCTGCCAactccatttgtttttttcactttctagAAACAATTGTTGACATTCGCACTGTACCCTGAACAAATTTTGGAGCAAGCTTTATATCTATCATTATAAACGGTAGCTCAGGTTTGATGGTAATCATGCATCACAAACTTTGCAGGCCTACTTTGGAAGATTAACTCACCATATCTGATGATGAACTGgcaaaaaagggaaaaggaaaaatgCCAGTGCCATCATCTTCATCTGGTGCCAACAATGGGTGGCAGGTCACCTTATGTTGACACTCACCATGGGGGCTTGTACCTATAACCACATCTACAGGAAGCTTGATGCTCCGAGCCAGACCTGCTGGTTTGATGCGCAGCTGCAAATAATAAGTACATGGCCAACTATTCATGTAGCAGCTGCAAATAAGTACATGTACAAGCTAGAAATTAAGTGTATCTACAGCTTGAATGAATGACATACAGACTGCTACAAATAACCATACAGATCACCTGCTACAATAACaaggtaataataaacattaaaggGGTCCTACAGCCTGGAGGTCTTCCCTGTCTGGAAGGTGGAGTCAAACCTCCCCttctgcaatttttattttccctgaGAAATCAAGTAGCCATTTCACCTTTCCATTGTGAATATACCTGTTTCTGCAGGGTTATGGTTAGGATTAGGGGaggtggggggtggtggtggttccAATCTTAGATCCCTGAGGAGCTTGAGCAAGTGACCTTTCTGTTCTTCAGTCAATCATATTAAATATTAACCTACATTGTCACATCAGTATAATCATTACAACATTTATGTGACAGATAATACAGGCTGATTTTAGAGATGAGCATCATTCAGGGTGATTTTCTAAATTATCAGTACATTTCTAACATATCACCATAGCCCTTCATAGTATGTATAGTTTATCGTTTGATCACTATACCTGCACTCAGTTACATCAGCTCATTCATCTTTCAAGCATTTGTCTGCTTTGCGTTTGGAGACTGTTGAAGATGGTGGTCATCAGTTTAATTCTCAGAACTAGCCTCCTCTTCATTTACTgctgttgttttgctttcttgccAATAGGGCATCATCAAAGTCTTAAGTGCCTCTTACACTAAGTATCCCCGCAGTGCTTTTCAATGATTCATTATGACAATGCTTAAGATAATGGAAGAAAGTAATTGATCTTATCAGATTCTGCTCGAGACTTGGAGCAAGGACTAAGACTCCCAGGTAACACTTTGACAATGAAGGCAGATAGTCAAACATCAGTGTCTGAGGCTGGAGGTATGTACACAGACTGGTTGGATGGCTGTGTGATGACACATTGCTGACCTTGACCCAGTTGTTGAACACTGTCACAAGTGCCCATGCTACTATTCATTTCCATTGCTATGTTTCTCTTATCAAGTCTTGCTTACTACTAACTTACCTCTATACTGTACTGTATGTCAATGATCTTACAACCCCTCAAGTGAGAAGGTGTTACACTTGGAATACTAAGTGGTTCCCAGTTCCACGTCTGTTTGCCGCGTGGCGCTACACCTCCTTTGTGAACTGTGACCAAAACTCGGCACTCGGAAAACCGACCACGGTACGAGTAGTAAGTCACATTCTGCAAAAATACATCAAGTACACCATGTTTATACTTGAGGGAAGCAATCTGTAGTTAATGTAAGGCTGAAATATGAAATAGCATATCTCTATAGGCTAAACAATGTCTTAAAAAGCAAGCCAAGATAAAAATTGCTGATGGTGCATACTGACATTCTGAACtttttctgcataaaatttTTTGATGCTGAAGAGCTGTTTACTTTTAACTGAATCTTGGACAAGGTGATGTACATGTTGatacattgtttaaaaatatagaaaaatatagcTCAACTGCATTTAAAATTAGGCATATTTTGAGGAGTGAGGTAGCAGAAGGCAAGGTGCTGAGCGTTTTTCTGTTCCAACTAAGCCAACTGGCACTCCTCCATTAACCATAGGACATATGGGTGGTGTTTATGCGGAGGTCAGCTGCATCTAATATGATTCCTGCAAATTCCAGCTAATTCACCTAATAGTGAGTCACCTGCATCTAGCATCATTCCACACAAAAACCTGTACTGGCTGATTCGCTTAATTAGGGGGACGGGATTAGTGTTTTACCCCAAATcagctatatcacggcaaggcagccagccctgtaagcagatgccacgtgcagagaaaaaacagcaggcccaagacaagagctgaatccagaacagccaaccttcactaaattggtgacaggtgctaaccactGCACCGCCCCTCACCTAACATAGTTCCACCCAAAAATTGGTACTGGCAAATTCGCCTAACTGGGAGTCAGCTTTATCTAACACGGTTTGCCCAACAAATGGTACTGGATAATCTGCCTATTTTGgggggggttagggttaggtggaggtgatgatgatgatgatgatgatgatgtagttttataacgcgctagtatccgcatcacaaagatgcgctcaatgcgcggtgatcccagcagccaccaaactgcaggtcaaatgataacttcaaataagtttaaacaaggtCATCTGTATCTAACAGTTTCCACCAATTACTGGTACTGGCTAATCTGCCTAATTGGAGGTCAGCTATATCTAACATGGTTCCCCCCAAAAATATTACAGGTACTAATCTGCTTAAATGGGGGTCAGCTGTATCCAACTTCGTTCCCCCAACAACTGGAACTGGCTAATTTGCCTAATTGGTGGTCAGCTGTATTTAGCATAGTTCTAACAACTGGTACTGGCTAATCTACCAAACTGGAAAGTCAGTAGTATCTAACATATTTCTCTGCCAAGACCTGGTACTGGTTAATCTGCCTAACTAAAGCTAGTTACCAGTGTACCTGTCAGTTCTGGAAGCAGGACTGGCAGTGGTCATACAGCACGTTCACAGTGTACCACATGAAACTGAGATAGTAAGCTGGCTGAAGACGAAGCATAACTCAGTGACAGGGGTGCCTTAAGTTAGCAAACTGATTTTTCTAAATGATATAATGCTCCAACCTGAATAAGTGACACTTGTGTATGAACAATACGACGAGCACTTAGATTTCGAACTTCTGCCCATACAGGAATAGCTTCTCTGATGACATATCCTTTGCGCTCTAAACGAAGCAATGCAGTGACCGTGCCTGCAAAGCAGCACAACGATCCAACAGCTTCAAATGTGTCATTTTCCACAGGTATCTGGAACCAGAGAATCATTACCacaaggttagggttaggtttagagTTAACCCAAAAGCTGGAAATGAGGCTGCACCTGAAAGGCTGAGTTGCCTTGTTCTCCAgcgatttttctgctttctaaaCTTCTCTGTTTATTCATATTAtaggtttcttttaatttccttttgcaatatcatgttactctcagttcctgttatttgtttcctcttctGGGGGAGGGGGCAAGGGAGGTTAGGAGAGGGGAAGAGTTTGGAGAGTGGAGGAACCAGTGGTAaaaggggaagggaagggagaaggGATGCCGGTCATGGGTGCAGCAAGCTCTGTTTATTGGACCCCTGTACCATTTTTGGTGCTGCGCTTAGGATGTCCTGGAGGCCTGCCAAGCCCTCAGTGGTGGTGTATTGTCCAGGTTACCAGATCTCTTTTGTTGCCATATTTCTATCACCTAAGCTGTTATTTAACTGAAGGTATTATGCttatgcctttttttcttttctaaataaatataatattaatttagtTAGGTTCTAGTGCCGATGATCAATCATCCGTTATGCAGTTTTTctccatttatatatatactttgaaGGACTTACTCAGGGCTACCTTTAACCTGTTTAGTtcagcctatagaaacctgttTAGATGAGCTTAGCACACGGGTGGTGTGCCACCATTGTCACTACCAATGACAGTATGGTGTGCCATATGTCTTTTGGTGGGTTAAGACAGTTGATAATGTTTAAGGTAAGcctgtgtttatttaagacTCGACGTAAGACATCTCTTTCCTCTTTGATTTCATGACACTCCAAAAGCATGTGTGAAGTGCTAAGCCTGTCCCCACATGTGCAGGAAAGAGGGTCTATTCTATATTTAGTCTCTGCCAAGCCTCATTCTCGCTCTCTTGGATTGGTGGGGCCTATTAGAGCCAAAGAAAAGCAGAGTAGTACTGGGATGTTCATCTATCAGTCTCCTAGTTCCTTTACCTTCAATCTTGTACTTCTCATTCcatcttaattttattgctggtttTATAGCTATTCTCCTCTCCGCTGATAAAATAGAGATTTTTAGGGTGGTAATTTTATGATTGCTAGATTGTTTTACTGCCAGTTTGGCTAGTTTATCAGCTTCCTCGTTTCCTTTTAAACCAATATGGGAGGGAACCCAAAGGAACCTGGCGTCTCCATTTTCGTTGGTAATCTTGTTTATGAGGGACAGTATTTCATAAACAATGTCTACTCTGTTTGATGATAGGTTTTGAAGAGCCTGGAGTGCTGACAGGGAGTCTGATAGTACTAAGAACTGTAGTCTTGTGGTGTCCCTCAGTTTGAGGTGTATAGTCTCAAGGGCTGTCTGTATAGCAGTCATCTCTGCTGTGAAAATGGAGGTGTGGGTCGGGAGTTTGatggaaaggtttatgtagtcAGAACAATAGACTTCCAGCCCAGTTGCTAGTGTTTCTGGGTCGTGGGAGCCATCTGTGTATGTCTGCGTGTAGTCCTTGTAGATGGTGTCTAGTTTGAGTTTGATCTCTGAGGTGATTAGGTGTTGATGGCCCTCTTTGCTATATTTAGTGAGATCAGTGTCTATTTGCGGTTGTGGAAGTGTCCAAATGGAGTGTGCAGGTCTGTGAGTGGGTAGGgtgctgtaatgtttgtttctgcaccttttgtgttttctaactgtTTGATGTGATGTTGTATAGTGGGTTGTAGGGTGGGGCATcctgttctgtgtctgtgttctcTCAAACTTACCCTAACTTTACATCCTCCTCAATTTGTTGTATAAATGAGCGGTGTTTATTATATGAGAATATGACTAAGGCTGTTGGTGATTTAGTTTACTTCTATGTATAATTTCTGTACAGCACTTTCGAGCAAATCATTGAAAAAGCGCTTTATAaaagttcattattattattaacccaAAGACTTCAATGTGTCATTTTCTGCAGGGATCTGGAACCAAAGAATCATTATCACAAGGTTATAGTCAAACAAAAGAGTTATATCATCCCTGATTTAAAATGTACTCAAAAATACAATTTAGCAGCAGTAAAAAAGTAGAATGCTTTATGAGCAGGCTCATTTAAGATGACAGAGAATATATTCAACAGCAAAGTCATCTCATATAGGATTATCCTTAGCCTCAAATAATGTATGCCAAGATACctttgggggttgggggagttTCACAAAGCAATCACTGTATTCTAATTGAGGCAAAGGGTATAATCAATCTATGTATATCATGGTTATAATTAGCCACAGATATCAATAAGATGACTGATTACAAAAGACTAGCTTTTAATCAGCTGTAACCAAGCTCTCAGCACTTTCTACAAGAAACTAGTTTTCAATTAGcttcaagtaaaataaatggCTTACTGCAGCATCTGGTTCTTTAGTAAGATCCAGTGCACCCAAAACTGCAAATTTGCTTGTGCGTTCTGTTTGAGGTGTACCCTGTGAAAAGATGCCATGCGAGTATACACTCAAACGAACAAAGTAACGAAGGCGACCATGTTTGCCTTTGAAGGAGCTTGGCAGGTGTGGAGGTAGCTTGAACTCGAAGGGAAAATAATGTGAACCAGCATGGAGCAAACCCTCATCATCTATCTGTTTCTCTCCTGAAACACGTACACGTCCAACAGATAAGTACTCATTCATCATTTGCTTCTTTTCTGAAATACATACTAAAACTCCCACACATGCAAACTATGTACACATatattacatacacacacatatggagATATGAATAATAGGGAAGATTTTGTCTTCTATATCCTTTTCTGTAGCTTATAGGAGTGTTTCCACAAGTCATAAAGTACTAGATCAAAATGATATACATAAGTGGATTGGGAACACATGAATGATGAAAGGTTTTATGAGAAATACTATATCAGTACAACACATAAAAGATGTGGGAAGCATTATATTGGTGCAATACATGAAAAAAGATGACCAGTTGTGTGGAAAGTATTATATCagttaaaatgtgtttgtggaaAGTATTATATCAgttaaaatgtgtttgcttgtctattagagtgtgtatatgtgaggACTGTGTATATTTTGCCAACCATCCCTGGACAATATTGTTCAAAGTTTGCCATGTTGATGCTCTAAAGTCACTCAGTCATCACTTGACCGCCACCTGTCGttggggagcacatggatagacacagcagctgaAAAGGCccaccactcttgcctattttggaCAATAGTCAGCAGGTCTTGTACAgaagcggcccggtggcgcaacggttagcgctattagcgcctgtcaccaatacagtgaaggttggctgccctgagttcatttctcgtctcgggcatgctgttctttctctgcacgtgacatctgtttacagagctggctgccctccgccaaggatggtcccaagcccggctgaaaaaggaggagggttgggcgtggggccagcacccccaccccgtaaaacaaatccttgctaccaaaacatcgacaacagttaagactgtcgtcgatggcctatgccccaggaggggcgaagggcctaaaaaaaaaaaaaatcttgtacaggacaaccagtccagtcttcgatgttcgtaagccagttctttcgcTGGCCACTGCTGCCTCGGCTACCCTTCAAGGTGCCACAGGGTgtcgtgccaggtcacatgaccaaagaagaccaacTTACGTcgtttgactgttgaaagtagttTCCTGGTCTTCTATGAGTGTGGAAATCTTGTTTCGAaagcctggattctcctttccatctcagtgagcagagtccacgtgccACATCTGTAGAACAGGATCAGTACTACAAGGGATTTGCAGACTGAAcattatcttatggctatgtcAGATACTATCTAGTCTAGCCGATGCCGCTGTGGTCCTGATGCACATATTTGACGTGGAGCTGCTGTCCCTGGAGGGgctggctcccaagtacttgaagctgatTTGAGCTGTACCCCTTTGTATAGATCTCTGTTTTGCCACTGCCATTGATCATAACTTTTctcatcccccatgctcagtcagcatatagaccttGTCACAGTATTGAGACTActctaattaaagtgaccaccgacatattatctgcccttaacaggggtgatgtttctgccttaactcgactggacctgtctgctgcattcgacactatggaccactctctgctccttcatagactacacatcCTCTatgggatttctggacctgcactagcggggttcaactcctatctcactgataggatgcAAACTGTGTTaattgatggtcaaacatctcgctctgatccacttttttttttggcgtccctcaaggctcagtacttggCCCAGTTATGCTCATTCTGTACAttaaaccactttcatcttgcatccagtctcacaaggtatctcatcaatcatatgctgatgacacgcagctgtactgctccactccactggctgagtctcactctgctgccagcaccatagaagcctgtattaacatcaaaaattggatggtaacaaacaagcttaaactcaatgatgataaaacagaagctttcctcaagaagaagaaatccagcTTCATgcgtttgtccaccaaatcacatcacGATGAGCTATTATGAGAGCTATACAAGATCAATGCCATCTGTCATGTTTTCTCTACGCACGTTGCCatttgtgcatttcttttaactccttgcttgctggctgtcctgcataccttcttcacaaactccagaaagttcagaactttgctgcatgtctggtgcttagagctaggaagcAGGACCATGCCACTATCTATTCCTTTGTTTAATGTTGTATATCTTTGCTGTTCCTTCAGGCATTCAGATCTCTGCTGGCGTGCCTGCTTTCTTCGCGATCGACGTAGCATAAGAGaaacaagagtgtggtcactggcaacgtctgctcctctgtaggctctgacatcttgaagtgagttcctccattttcggttgatgatgacatggtctatctggttctttgtgatcccatctggtgatgtccacgttgtAATGTGGATGTCtatgtgttggaagagtgtgcctccaatcagtaggttgttttcttcacaaaagtctgccagtctctctccgttgtcattgatgatTCCAATTCCATATTTGCTCATGACATGCttcctgcaggtgttgtcacttcccaccttggcattgaggtcgccgatgatgagcaacatatcgtgGGCTTGAACGCTCTCCGAgtctgcctggagctgatcgtaaaaagcatccttgtcttctgccttggagtcttctgttggtgcatagcaagctagcactgtcagcttggtgtactttgaatggaatcgtGCTCTCAAAAGcttgggtccataaggcttccattccagctgtgccttttccattttcttgttgaggagtagagctactccttcagagtgctggcCGTCTgttcttcctgagaacaagatggtatgtcctgacgccagtctcctctttcccgtgccggtccatctgacctcactgactcccaggatgttcaagctgtagttgtcaaactccttgactagttggagcatcctgccagtctggtacaaggtctggacgttccagcaccccaccctcaacttttgcctcagcttcagtaaatccactgtcggggcaccagctccctctcgggtttggctgtcgtccgtcattagtccagtcgcCTGGCGTGTTTCATCACCTTCGCCAACCATAGCGAGTATTCTGGTACTGGTTTCCGTAACATctattttttacatggtggggttgttagccctaccacaacctaatttacctctaggtgaggtgtccaccttagtcacctcttacgacatgcctggctggatggcagggaccctattcttacagtgCTCgataggcaagcataccccggggtcccacagggggttCCATGCCaatcctttccttctttttctgcAGTGGCTACCCATTCGTtctcacatccagtacaaactgttatgttttaatttctttgctggcacctgccctgattatttctctgaacttctcttcccttaagTCCCAGCTAAACCACTCTACTCCTCGTCTTatgtctccttactcttcctgtcaccagaacaacatatgaacaCAGGATTTTTCGTTATTGTGCAGTggaacaatggaactctctccctttccatatccgccccctacccactattgaatcctttaattgtgcactgaaaacaaacctcttccataaacattactcttaacaccctttcccacaatGTTAGTCCTTTCTTACACCTCCCTTGCTTGTCtttatcatgttactctcagttttTGGTATTTGCttcttctttgcattttctgtgtttgtttttattcatcattggtattgctgtttattctttcatagttcatatggtctccattccatacgcatttgaactgtctgtctgtcagtctgttggagaggtcttgcagttcttcaTTAGTGTATAAGCAAATATAGCAAACATTTAACAAAGTTGTATATGCTACATCATGTTAACATACAGGTTTATGTTAACAAGTGACATCATGACACCATTAATGAACGTCCATACCTTAAGTTCATGCCAACTGCTTGCAGTATTAATA
The sequence above is a segment of the Pomacea canaliculata isolate SZHN2017 linkage group LG6, ASM307304v1, whole genome shotgun sequence genome. Coding sequences within it:
- the LOC112565652 gene encoding arrestin domain-containing protein 3-like produces the protein MSVMEKFEKFQIAFNKPSPTYLAGETVYGYGWLVLKEAVYVQSICLEAIGEAKVEWMTSSDIQASDEEVFNYTTVLPIKGEKQIDDEGLLHAGSHYFPFEFKLPPHLPSSFKGKHGRLRYFVRLSVYSHGIFSQGTPQTERTSKFAVLGALDLTKEPDAAIPVENDTFEAVGSLCCFAGTVTALLRLERKGYVIREAIPVWAEVRNLSARRIVHTQVSLIQNVTYYSYRGRFSECRVLVTVHKGGVAPRGKQTWNWEPLSIPSVTPSHLRGCKIIDIQYSIELRIKPAGLARSIKLPVDVVIGTSPHGECQHKVTCHPLLAPDEDDGTGIFPFPFFASSSSDMVLLSDMTFHNMVPTAPPWEGDDDEIP